A section of the Marinoscillum sp. 108 genome encodes:
- a CDS encoding ammonium transporter, with protein sequence MITNLLMIVQDSVAVADTIAAVVPEVVETVAVATDYSADITANLLTANNIWMMMATALVFIMHLGFAGVEAGFGQSKNTVNILFKNTLTPIIGILTYALVGFNLMYPGFDVPGWFGFAGFGLETSATADISAEYAGAGYTYWTDFLFQAMFAATAATIVSGAVAERVKLGAYLIFTLIFVGVVYPIIGSWKWGGGALDAMGFYDFAGSTLVHSVGGWGALAGIMIVGPRLGKYVDGKVIDKPGSSVPLAVIGVFLLWLGWFGFNGGSVLSADPGLVSFVLVTTSLAACAGGLGGFVTGYLVFKRLDLGMVLNGILAGLVGITAGADVIEPGNAIIVGVVAGILVVISAITLDKFKLDDVVGAVSVHLTCGIWGTLAVGIFSINADHTFMAQLKGVLICGAAAFICAFIIFYVLKLTIGIRVSEEHEKEGLDSHEHGIRGYTIIQE encoded by the coding sequence ATGATCACCAACCTATTGATGATTGTACAAGATTCGGTAGCCGTGGCAGACACCATTGCGGCGGTAGTTCCGGAGGTTGTAGAGACTGTTGCGGTGGCGACAGATTACAGTGCGGACATTACGGCCAACCTACTAACGGCCAATAACATTTGGATGATGATGGCCACGGCGCTGGTTTTCATTATGCACTTGGGTTTCGCGGGTGTGGAAGCAGGATTCGGCCAGTCTAAGAACACGGTTAATATCCTTTTCAAAAACACACTGACTCCTATTATAGGTATTCTTACCTATGCGCTTGTGGGTTTCAACCTGATGTATCCTGGCTTTGACGTTCCTGGCTGGTTCGGCTTTGCAGGTTTCGGCCTTGAGACTTCTGCCACTGCGGACATCTCCGCAGAGTATGCCGGTGCCGGATACACTTACTGGACAGACTTCCTGTTCCAGGCGATGTTTGCTGCTACAGCTGCCACTATTGTTTCTGGTGCGGTTGCTGAGCGGGTAAAACTAGGTGCTTACCTTATTTTCACGCTGATCTTCGTGGGTGTTGTATACCCGATCATCGGTAGCTGGAAATGGGGTGGTGGAGCACTTGATGCAATGGGCTTCTACGATTTCGCAGGATCCACGCTCGTACACTCAGTAGGTGGATGGGGTGCACTTGCCGGGATCATGATTGTAGGTCCAAGACTTGGGAAATATGTAGATGGCAAAGTTATCGACAAGCCAGGTTCTAGTGTGCCTTTGGCTGTGATCGGTGTGTTCTTGCTTTGGTTAGGCTGGTTCGGTTTCAATGGCGGATCTGTTCTTTCTGCTGATCCAGGGTTGGTATCTTTCGTATTGGTGACGACCTCTCTTGCTGCCTGTGCTGGTGGTCTTGGTGGATTCGTTACCGGATACCTTGTGTTCAAGAGACTCGATTTGGGTATGGTATTGAATGGTATCCTTGCAGGACTTGTAGGTATTACTGCAGGAGCTGATGTGATCGAGCCAGGTAATGCCATCATAGTAGGAGTCGTTGCCGGTATCCTTGTAGTGATCTCTGCGATCACATTGGACAAATTCAAATTGGATGACGTGGTAGGTGCAGTTTCAGTTCACCTTACCTGCGGTATTTGGGGAACACTCGCTGTGGGTATCTTCTCTATCAATGCGGATCATACTTTCATGGCACAGCTCAAAGGAGTGCTGATCTGCGGAGCAGCAGCCTTCATCTGCGCTTTCATTATCTTCTATGTACTGAAATTGACTATCGGTATCAGGGTATCTGAAGAGCACGAAAAAGAAGGTCTTGATAGCCACGAGCACGGCATCAGAGGATACACCATCATTCAGGAGTAA
- a CDS encoding PLP-dependent aspartate aminotransferase family protein, which produces MNIDDILFHLGESTPFGGTSASPPIYQTSNFIFPTLDHMKTALQHEDHIPFYTRGANPTVQVLQEKIAALEETEHSLIFASGSAAITAAIISQVKAGDHIVCVSNPYSWTKKLIEGILAKFSVASDFVEASDTEAILAHVRENTRLIYLESPNSWTYEMQDIEVITTFAKQQGIRTILDNSCASPLYQKPARYGVDIIVHSSTKYLSGHADVVSGVLCTSSDIYLSIFKNEYMTFGAIISPLEAWLMIRSLRSLELRMEKVSKNALEVARFLEKHPKIAQLFYTHSESFAQPELVEKYLSGNGGLMTIDLKTNNAHQVEQFCNTLKRFKLGCSWGGFESLAFPAITTMSSLNYNKPDTAINRIRLYVGLEDSGLLIDDLTNALEIID; this is translated from the coding sequence ATGAACATAGATGATATCCTCTTTCACCTGGGTGAAAGTACCCCCTTTGGCGGGACGTCAGCCAGCCCTCCGATCTACCAAACCAGCAACTTCATTTTTCCCACCCTGGATCATATGAAAACGGCTCTGCAGCACGAGGATCACATTCCGTTTTATACCCGTGGGGCCAACCCTACGGTGCAGGTACTTCAGGAGAAAATAGCCGCACTGGAAGAAACCGAGCATTCACTGATCTTTGCCAGCGGCAGTGCAGCCATCACCGCAGCCATCATCTCACAGGTAAAAGCCGGTGACCACATCGTCTGTGTCTCCAATCCATACAGCTGGACCAAAAAGCTGATCGAAGGTATTTTAGCCAAATTTTCTGTGGCCAGTGATTTTGTAGAGGCTTCAGACACTGAGGCCATTCTGGCGCATGTAAGAGAGAACACCCGACTGATCTACCTGGAAAGCCCCAACTCGTGGACCTACGAGATGCAGGACATTGAAGTGATTACCACTTTTGCCAAACAGCAAGGCATCCGTACCATCCTGGATAATAGTTGCGCTTCACCTTTGTATCAGAAACCCGCTCGGTATGGTGTCGACATCATCGTTCACTCCTCCACCAAATACCTGTCGGGACATGCCGATGTGGTCTCTGGAGTCTTGTGCACCTCTTCGGATATTTACCTATCCATTTTCAAAAACGAATACATGACTTTCGGGGCCATCATCTCCCCGCTTGAAGCCTGGCTGATGATCCGATCACTCAGATCACTGGAACTCCGCATGGAAAAAGTGAGCAAAAACGCACTGGAGGTAGCCCGGTTTCTCGAAAAGCATCCAAAAATTGCCCAACTGTTTTACACCCATTCAGAATCCTTTGCTCAACCTGAGCTGGTAGAGAAATACCTTTCAGGAAATGGCGGACTTATGACGATCGACCTCAAAACGAACAATGCTCATCAGGTGGAACAATTCTGCAACACATTGAAGCGTTTCAAACTCGGATGCTCCTGGGGTGGTTTTGAATCCCTGGCTTTTCCAGCCATCACCACAATGAGCTCGCTCAACTACAATAAACCTGATACCGCCATCAACAGAATAAGACTTTATGTAGGTTTGGAGGATTCCGGGCTCTTAATAGACGATCTCACCAATGCATTGGAAATTATCGATTAG
- a CDS encoding DUF5686 and carboxypeptidase regulatory-like domain-containing protein → MHWKLSISLFTLWLCPMLLQGQNTISGMILSESGEALPFATVYVEGSTNGTTSNADGRYQLTIGARPATIVAQYIGYARQTQTIDLPPGEHATINFELAPETLVLKEVVISASEKDPARQVIRNAIRKRKYYADEVSAYTCEVYIKGLQRLDKKPNSLLGMTVTIDTGIVYLSESISKLKYLHPDKVNETMISSKVSGNNNAFSYNQASEMRINLYENSFFIEGLSERSFISPIANNAFLYYDYQMAGTIVENGLFINKIKIIPKRKTDPVFSGYLYIIEDSWRIHSVDVKLTKDNGIEFLDSLSFNQVFAPVDYDIWMPISQRFTFKFRAFGFKGSGHFTAIYRNYQVEPNYWQPRATDPNPVTEIPKKVAKKSPKEPTKETLLSKEDFSNAVVTVVDGANEKDSIYWASVRPIPLTEIEVRDYQIKDSIGVIRKSKPYKDSIDQVRNKFKPGNLFFNGYTHFNSYNRRYFSFPTLVEGLQYNSVEGLVTNLEFSFQKRTEQSFDYTIKPGLRYGFSNKKLQAKVEVTKMINLKKRLILTGGLGRYVFQVNEQEPITPFSNSFFTLVRGENYMRLFQKYFTYFGYQKELMNGVLLNGKLSYEQRETLENTASYNLFDKTFHSNTPVNREMTATDFPKHQTLTTAFRLRIRFAQQYIERPDRKIILSSEYPDVYVFYKKGINLLGGDTNYDLVKVGSEYSLRVGQVGTSKISAQTGLFLNTRRMYFPDFHHFNGNLTYIRQAEGENQFQLLDYYPYSTQDRFLQAHYEHHFNEFIFNKIPGVRRLNLQAVGSVNYLTTPVLGHYFEFGAGIEHILKFFRVDFYTSVTNGRHSRAGIRFGAGF, encoded by the coding sequence ATGCATTGGAAATTATCGATTAGTCTCTTCACACTCTGGCTTTGTCCTATGCTCCTCCAGGGGCAAAATACCATTTCGGGCATGATCTTGAGTGAATCAGGAGAGGCCTTGCCGTTTGCTACTGTATATGTGGAGGGAAGTACCAATGGCACCACCAGCAATGCAGACGGACGCTATCAGCTTACCATTGGAGCCAGACCTGCCACCATTGTGGCACAATACATCGGCTATGCACGGCAGACACAAACGATAGACCTGCCCCCCGGGGAGCATGCCACAATCAACTTTGAACTGGCACCGGAAACACTGGTACTCAAAGAAGTGGTCATCTCAGCAAGCGAAAAAGATCCTGCACGCCAGGTGATCCGCAATGCCATCAGAAAACGCAAGTATTATGCTGATGAGGTAAGTGCATACACCTGCGAAGTGTACATCAAAGGACTGCAGCGGCTGGATAAAAAACCCAATAGCCTTTTGGGTATGACGGTCACCATCGATACGGGCATTGTCTACCTCTCTGAGTCTATCTCCAAACTCAAGTACCTGCACCCGGACAAAGTGAATGAGACCATGATCTCTTCTAAGGTGAGCGGAAACAACAACGCCTTCAGCTATAACCAGGCCTCCGAGATGAGGATCAACCTTTATGAAAACAGTTTTTTCATAGAAGGCCTGAGCGAGCGTTCCTTTATCTCACCCATTGCCAACAATGCATTTCTGTACTACGATTACCAAATGGCTGGTACCATAGTAGAAAACGGACTTTTCATCAACAAAATCAAGATCATCCCCAAACGTAAAACAGACCCGGTGTTCAGCGGCTACCTATACATCATAGAAGACTCCTGGCGTATCCATAGTGTGGATGTGAAGCTCACCAAAGACAATGGCATCGAGTTTTTGGATTCACTTTCTTTCAATCAGGTATTCGCTCCTGTAGATTATGATATCTGGATGCCCATTTCGCAGCGCTTTACCTTTAAGTTCAGGGCTTTTGGCTTCAAAGGCAGTGGGCATTTTACAGCCATCTACAGAAACTATCAGGTGGAACCCAACTACTGGCAACCACGTGCTACGGACCCAAACCCGGTAACGGAAATCCCTAAAAAAGTGGCCAAAAAGTCCCCAAAAGAACCTACCAAAGAAACCCTCCTCTCCAAAGAAGATTTTTCCAACGCCGTAGTGACCGTGGTGGACGGAGCCAATGAAAAGGACTCTATTTACTGGGCAAGTGTCCGGCCCATTCCTCTGACCGAAATAGAGGTGCGCGACTACCAAATAAAGGATTCCATCGGTGTGATCAGGAAATCCAAGCCCTACAAGGATTCCATAGATCAGGTAAGAAACAAATTCAAACCAGGCAATTTATTCTTCAATGGCTATACCCACTTCAACAGCTACAACCGAAGGTATTTTAGCTTTCCTACTCTTGTGGAGGGACTTCAGTACAATTCCGTGGAAGGACTGGTCACTAACCTGGAGTTTTCATTTCAGAAAAGAACTGAGCAGTCTTTTGACTACACCATCAAACCTGGCCTGCGATATGGGTTTTCAAATAAAAAGCTGCAGGCGAAAGTGGAAGTGACCAAAATGATCAACCTCAAAAAAAGGCTGATCCTCACCGGAGGCCTCGGGCGTTATGTCTTTCAGGTGAACGAGCAGGAGCCCATCACCCCTTTCAGCAACAGCTTCTTCACGCTGGTCAGAGGAGAAAACTACATGCGCCTGTTTCAAAAATATTTCACCTATTTTGGCTATCAGAAAGAACTCATGAATGGAGTCCTCCTCAATGGCAAACTGAGCTATGAGCAACGCGAGACACTCGAAAACACGGCCTCCTACAACCTGTTTGACAAAACATTCCATTCGAATACCCCTGTTAATCGGGAAATGACAGCTACGGATTTCCCAAAACACCAGACCCTCACTACCGCTTTTCGGTTGCGTATCCGGTTTGCTCAGCAATACATAGAACGCCCTGACCGTAAAATCATCCTTAGCTCTGAATACCCTGATGTATATGTTTTCTACAAAAAAGGAATCAACCTCCTCGGAGGAGACACGAACTACGACCTGGTGAAGGTAGGATCAGAATATAGTCTTCGGGTGGGCCAGGTAGGCACAAGTAAAATAAGTGCTCAGACAGGATTATTTCTCAATACACGCCGAATGTACTTCCCTGATTTTCACCACTTCAATGGCAACCTCACCTACATCCGGCAAGCAGAAGGCGAAAATCAGTTCCAATTATTGGACTACTATCCTTACAGTACACAGGATCGTTTTCTTCAGGCCCATTATGAGCACCATTTCAATGAATTTATCTTTAATAAAATTCCGGGGGTGCGGCGCTTAAACCTGCAAGCGGTAGGGTCGGTAAATTACCTCACTACGCCTGTTTTAGGGCACTACTTTGAATTCGGTGCGGGAATAGAACACATCCTGAAGTTCTTTAGGGTAGATTTTTATACCAGCGTGACCAACGGGCGGCATTCCAGAGCCGGAATAAGGTTTGGGGCTGGATTCTGA
- a CDS encoding gliding motility-associated C-terminal domain-containing protein, which yields MGLRLGMKKFSLFICALMFFFGLEAFHIVGGEIEFITIEPGVYRINLIQYRDEAQQQNTEPDPSVTVYIYSNKDNRLVSTHLLPLSSVSEVFYTNPECSIEELQTSRVVYTSVVELEPSGYADTKGYYVEWERCCRNLDIVNVENPGQTGMKYVVEIPPLWKNGKPFINSSPVLLKPLSDYACINQLYYTNFTGTDPDGDSLVYRLVTPLNSSSADALPIPQSKPHIPVYWAEGFSLENTVPGSPPLRITSKGLLTVNPKTKGLYVFSVLVEEWRDQVKIGEVQRDFQMLVREEGCDPPDPPEVGIQIPGNDSFDPEVDVLTYALEDDKCFDFIITNISAGEQITLRAVPVNFDEELDDLFSITQSFINPGQDTLVVQVCAPGCPPIRDGPFIIDLIASDDACPLPQMDTARLTINVEPPPNQFPDFTSFGPGYTINENEVLTLGFTATDANNDSLEMIMYVPGIEDPAEMGLFIEVTKSENGLMEGTLTWDTNCQIYDFSSLKNFQLALLPEDFDICEVENPNVVWLSMGVILPPNTSPEVTLGSDHVITARDGDVISFDVLATDLDQDTVNLSLQPLGFQGSGIGVSFAEASGVGSVNSLFQWKVDCSLLDLAEKRTYEFLFIAEDEDRCDEVNQDTVVFTVNLDIPENNRPEMREYADTVLKINVPFEMDISAFDFDAGDSVTIEFLNPSRLPRSESLFFERKTGLGEVTSTLYWTPECSLLDLGEESGFFEISFLAYDDACPVQKQYTMSITFEVRETQELFLGFEPPNVFTPNGDGHNDTYTLTNLTQPRQNLPPDNCDDAFQYISIHDRSGTSVFRSEQRDFVWDGKNVPSGVYYYVIKYDRTQYKGFLQVLK from the coding sequence ATGGGATTAAGACTTGGTATGAAAAAGTTTTCTCTTTTCATCTGTGCGTTGATGTTCTTTTTCGGTCTGGAGGCTTTCCATATCGTAGGGGGGGAGATTGAGTTCATTACCATTGAGCCTGGCGTCTATAGGATCAACCTCATACAATACCGCGACGAAGCCCAGCAGCAGAATACCGAACCAGACCCCTCCGTGACGGTGTATATCTATTCTAACAAGGATAACCGACTCGTTTCCACTCACTTGCTTCCTCTCTCTTCGGTGAGTGAGGTGTTTTATACCAACCCGGAGTGCTCTATAGAAGAATTGCAGACCTCCAGAGTGGTATATACCAGTGTGGTGGAGCTGGAGCCCTCGGGGTATGCCGACACTAAAGGGTATTATGTGGAATGGGAGCGCTGTTGTCGAAACCTGGACATTGTGAATGTGGAGAACCCTGGGCAGACCGGAATGAAATATGTGGTAGAGATACCCCCACTCTGGAAAAATGGTAAGCCTTTTATCAATTCTTCTCCGGTCTTGTTGAAGCCGTTGAGTGATTATGCCTGCATTAATCAGTTGTATTATACCAATTTCACAGGCACCGATCCTGATGGTGATTCGCTGGTTTATCGCCTGGTGACACCTCTCAATAGTTCTTCTGCTGACGCTTTGCCGATCCCTCAGTCAAAACCGCATATTCCCGTTTACTGGGCTGAGGGATTTTCTCTTGAAAATACTGTGCCAGGCAGCCCACCACTGCGCATTACGAGTAAAGGCTTGCTGACAGTTAATCCTAAAACCAAAGGGCTGTATGTGTTTTCTGTTTTGGTGGAAGAGTGGCGGGATCAGGTGAAAATAGGGGAGGTGCAGCGGGATTTTCAAATGCTGGTGAGAGAAGAAGGTTGTGATCCTCCAGATCCGCCGGAAGTGGGTATCCAAATTCCAGGCAACGATAGCTTCGATCCGGAGGTGGACGTGCTTACTTATGCGCTGGAGGACGACAAATGTTTTGACTTTATCATTACCAATATATCTGCAGGAGAGCAAATCACGCTAAGGGCTGTTCCGGTTAATTTTGATGAAGAGCTGGATGATCTATTTAGTATCACTCAGTCCTTTATAAATCCAGGTCAGGATACCTTGGTCGTGCAGGTGTGTGCACCCGGCTGTCCGCCCATAAGAGATGGTCCTTTTATTATTGATCTGATCGCCAGCGATGATGCCTGCCCACTCCCGCAAATGGATACGGCAAGGCTCACCATTAATGTAGAGCCCCCTCCCAACCAGTTTCCGGATTTCACCTCCTTTGGCCCAGGCTATACGATCAATGAAAATGAGGTGCTCACACTCGGTTTTACCGCGACTGATGCTAATAATGACAGCCTGGAAATGATTATGTATGTGCCAGGGATAGAAGACCCGGCCGAAATGGGGTTATTTATAGAAGTGACCAAGTCTGAAAATGGGCTGATGGAGGGCACCCTTACCTGGGACACCAATTGCCAGATATATGACTTCTCCAGCTTGAAGAACTTTCAGTTGGCGCTCCTTCCTGAGGATTTTGATATATGTGAGGTGGAAAACCCCAATGTGGTATGGCTGAGTATGGGGGTGATTTTGCCTCCGAATACCAGTCCTGAGGTTACCTTGGGGTCTGATCATGTGATTACTGCCAGGGATGGTGATGTGATTAGTTTTGATGTGCTCGCAACGGATTTGGATCAGGACACTGTCAATCTGAGTTTGCAACCCCTGGGATTTCAGGGGTCGGGGATAGGAGTGAGTTTCGCGGAAGCGAGTGGCGTGGGTAGTGTCAATTCGCTTTTTCAGTGGAAGGTGGACTGCAGCCTGCTGGACCTGGCGGAGAAACGAACTTACGAGTTTTTATTTATAGCGGAGGATGAGGATCGATGCGACGAGGTAAATCAGGACACTGTGGTGTTTACAGTGAACCTGGACATTCCTGAAAACAACCGCCCTGAGATGCGGGAGTATGCAGATACCGTCTTGAAGATCAATGTGCCTTTTGAAATGGATATTTCTGCATTCGATTTTGATGCCGGAGATTCAGTGACCATTGAGTTTTTGAATCCCTCCAGACTGCCCAGATCAGAGTCCCTTTTCTTTGAGCGCAAGACCGGTCTTGGGGAGGTTACTTCTACTCTTTACTGGACACCCGAGTGCTCCCTGTTAGATTTGGGTGAGGAGTCTGGCTTCTTCGAAATCTCCTTTCTGGCCTACGATGATGCTTGCCCTGTACAGAAGCAGTACACCATGAGTATCACTTTTGAGGTTAGGGAGACCCAGGAGTTGTTTTTGGGGTTTGAACCTCCTAATGTTTTTACCCCCAATGGAGACGGGCACAATGATACCTATACGCTGACCAACCTGACGCAGCCACGGCAAAATCTGCCCCCCGATAACTGTGATGATGCTTTTCAGTACATCAGCATTCACGACCGGAGTGGCACCAGCGTTTTTCGTAGCGAGCAAAGGGATTTTGTATGGGATGGCAAGAATGTACCGTCAGGCGTGTACTATTATGTGATCAAATATGATCGGACTCAATACAAGGGATTCCTGCAGGTTCTTAAGTAG
- the rlmD gene encoding 23S rRNA (uracil(1939)-C(5))-methyltransferase RlmD, whose translation MKASKVIEKLEITGVSSDGKSVGRHENRVIFVANGAPGDIVDVRIVGKQKKFLLGEIIHFHEKSADRTDPFCEHFGTCGGCKWQHIQYNAQLKHKQDHVAHNLAKIGKTALPELLPIKGSANTTYYRNKLEYTFSNMRWLTREEIEDNDELSRNALGFHIPRRFDKILDINHCWLQGDPSNQIRLAVKAYAEKNELTFFDLKKQEGLLRNLIIRTSTTGDLMVILQVFYEDQSAITALLNHLKDSFPEITSLLYIINPKQNETFYDLPVHTFHGEGFIHEEMEGLRFRIGPKSFYQTNSIQAYELYKVAREFAGLTGDEVVYDLYTGTGTIANFVAKKAQKVIGVESVEEAIVDARINSELNQITNTTFLAGDMKDMINADFVKKHGHPDVIITDPPRAGMHQKVVEMINEIKPKKLVYVSCNPATQARDLELLSPVFEVVAVQPVDMFPQTHHVENVMLLKAK comes from the coding sequence ATGAAGGCAAGTAAAGTTATCGAAAAGCTGGAGATTACCGGTGTATCATCTGACGGAAAGAGTGTGGGACGTCATGAGAACAGAGTCATTTTTGTAGCCAATGGTGCGCCAGGTGACATAGTGGATGTGCGAATCGTTGGAAAACAAAAGAAATTTCTTCTGGGCGAGATCATCCACTTTCATGAAAAGTCCGCAGACCGAACAGACCCCTTCTGTGAGCACTTTGGCACCTGTGGCGGCTGTAAATGGCAGCATATACAGTATAATGCCCAGTTGAAGCACAAACAAGACCATGTAGCGCACAACCTGGCCAAAATTGGCAAGACGGCTCTCCCTGAGCTACTCCCTATCAAAGGATCTGCCAACACCACGTATTATAGAAATAAGCTGGAGTACACCTTCTCCAACATGCGATGGCTCACACGTGAGGAGATAGAAGACAATGACGAGCTTAGCCGCAATGCACTCGGCTTTCATATTCCCAGAAGGTTTGACAAAATACTCGACATCAACCACTGCTGGCTGCAGGGTGATCCGTCCAACCAGATTCGACTTGCCGTAAAGGCGTACGCAGAGAAAAACGAACTCACGTTTTTCGATCTGAAAAAACAAGAGGGACTACTGCGAAACCTGATCATCCGTACTTCCACCACCGGCGACCTGATGGTGATTCTGCAAGTGTTTTATGAGGATCAGTCCGCCATAACGGCACTTCTAAATCACTTGAAAGATAGCTTTCCGGAAATCACCTCCTTGCTTTACATCATCAACCCCAAACAAAACGAAACGTTCTACGACCTGCCTGTTCATACATTTCATGGAGAAGGTTTCATACATGAGGAGATGGAAGGGCTCAGGTTTCGTATCGGGCCCAAATCATTCTATCAGACCAATAGCATTCAGGCCTATGAACTATACAAAGTAGCCAGAGAATTTGCAGGTCTGACAGGCGATGAGGTAGTCTACGACCTCTACACCGGCACAGGCACCATTGCCAACTTTGTAGCGAAGAAAGCTCAAAAGGTCATCGGGGTGGAATCTGTGGAGGAGGCCATTGTTGACGCACGTATCAACTCTGAGCTGAATCAGATCACCAACACTACCTTCCTGGCAGGAGACATGAAAGATATGATCAATGCCGACTTTGTGAAGAAGCACGGACACCCGGATGTGATCATCACTGACCCGCCAAGGGCTGGTATGCATCAAAAGGTGGTGGAGATGATCAACGAGATAAAACCGAAAAAACTGGTGTATGTAAGCTGCAATCCTGCCACACAGGCGCGAGACCTGGAGCTACTCTCTCCCGTTTTTGAAGTGGTGGCAGTGCAGCCTGTGGATATGTTTCCTCAAACCCATCATGTGGAGAATGTGATGCTATTAAAAGCAAAATAA
- a CDS encoding mechanosensitive ion channel family protein — protein sequence MEEQVNQITDLSAIAMEYAWEYGPKVVLAIITLIIGLWIISVLTRGFGRVMEKRNFDRSLTPFLKTLLSALLKVMLFISVIGMVGIEVTSFIAILGAAGLAVGLALQGTLQNFAGGVIILLLRPFKVGDVIDAKGYTGTVKEIHIFYTIINTFDKKVVYIPNGTLANSDMTNLSQEEDRRNEWKFGIAYGDDVDKAKTLLRKFIDEDERILKEPEPFIAVHSLGDSSVNLVVRTWSKAGDLWPVYFDMNEKVYKEFAKEGLNIPFPQLDVHMHNQK from the coding sequence ATGGAAGAACAAGTAAATCAAATCACAGACCTATCAGCCATCGCCATGGAGTATGCATGGGAATATGGTCCCAAAGTGGTCCTGGCCATCATCACGCTTATCATTGGTCTCTGGATCATAAGTGTGCTCACACGCGGATTTGGCCGTGTCATGGAGAAAAGAAATTTTGACCGGTCCCTAACACCATTCCTGAAAACACTCCTTAGCGCATTGCTAAAAGTGATGCTCTTTATCTCTGTCATTGGGATGGTAGGTATTGAAGTCACGAGTTTTATCGCCATACTAGGTGCCGCTGGTCTGGCTGTAGGTTTGGCCTTGCAGGGCACATTGCAAAATTTTGCCGGTGGGGTGATCATCCTCCTCCTCAGACCTTTCAAGGTTGGTGACGTCATTGATGCCAAAGGCTACACGGGTACCGTGAAAGAAATCCATATTTTCTATACCATCATCAACACCTTCGATAAGAAAGTGGTCTATATCCCCAATGGCACACTTGCCAACTCGGACATGACCAATCTCTCACAGGAAGAAGATCGGCGAAATGAATGGAAGTTTGGGATTGCCTACGGAGATGATGTAGACAAAGCCAAAACGCTCCTGAGAAAATTTATTGATGAAGATGAGCGCATCCTCAAAGAGCCCGAACCTTTTATTGCGGTGCATTCTCTGGGCGATAGCTCTGTAAATCTTGTGGTACGTACCTGGTCTAAGGCGGGAGACCTCTGGCCGGTATATTTCGATATGAACGAAAAAGTATACAAGGAATTTGCGAAAGAAGGCCTCAACATCCCTTTTCCACAACTGGATGTACACATGCACAATCAGAAATAA